One segment of Salvia splendens isolate huo1 chromosome 20, SspV2, whole genome shotgun sequence DNA contains the following:
- the LOC121782004 gene encoding uncharacterized protein LOC121782004 → MNISWLAFLVFAVALGIMIKSKAFMKIWGLFGLLFSTVMGFFASVLFQRQTCSRPLLREDEEEDIGLLKKTKEMMTEKEDEDKPNNNKSEWRKKKKKMMKKKWSREEDEDMYDDDMRMEYDNISIWQAMENVRKIK, encoded by the exons ATGAATATCTCGTGGCTTGCTTTTCTAGTTTTTGCAGTTGCTTTGGGTATTATGATCAAATCCAAAGCTTTCATGAAAATCTGGGGCTTGTTTGGTCTCCTTTTTAGCACTGTCATGGGTTTCTTTGCTTCAG TTTTGTTTCAGCGTCAGACTTGCTCTCGTCCTTTGTTGCGtgaagatgaagaggaagaTATAGGGTTGCTGAAGAAGACGAAGGAGATGATGACTGAAAAAGAAGATGAAGACAAgcctaataataataaatctgagtggaggaagaagaagaagaagatgatgaagaagaagtggtctagagaagaagatgaagacatGTATGATGATGATATGCGTATGGAATATGATAACATCAGTATATGGCAGGCGATGGAGAATGTCCGTAAAATAAAATGA
- the LOC121781574 gene encoding uncharacterized protein LOC121781574 — protein sequence MEISTLEQLDDLMLDKLWAMRDELGMLITLAILSRHLLLLHNQIPLFVMELLMDLRYGAGKFDSLLNRYLCMAIYGEYREKIICSKPVHLVEAIHTLLVSEPEKTSHRCCKCKCTLLCCFKVTQECYSSKLLCCPRVKKDLETGAPQETNPVTELKAKGIHFKPNSTQSLMDVSFESGFFYGSLQLPQWGVSKKTRVTFMNLIAYEFSPKSPASGQVAAYISFMKSLIERPEGVKELREKKIFYNMLGRDEEVFNIYDDINTYGAENPMQFSKVRDKIQEHYNSRAKTWLAEILHTNFRSPWTTTEFLAALSVLGISAGQLYFSVPNNSRLKIDWQIRVSYPWGLCEDQSMV from the exons ATGGAGATCTCTACATTGGAGCAGTTAGATGACTTGATGTTGGACAAGCTTTGGGCGATGAGGGACGAGCTTGGCATGTTGATCACACTCGCGATTTTGTCTCGTCACTTACTTTTGCTTCACAATCAAATCCCTCTGTTTGTCATGGAGCTTTTGATGGATTTGAGATATGGGGCTGGAAAATTCGATTCCTTGCTCAACAG ATACTTGTGTATGGCGATCTACGGAGAGTATCGCGAGAAAATAATATGTTCGAAGCCTGTGCACCTCGTCGAAGCCATCCATACGCTGCTTGTCTCTGAGCCCGAGAAGACCAGCCACAGATGCTGCAAATGCAAATGCACATTGCTTTGCTGCTTCAAGGTTACACAAGAATGCTACTCAAGCAAATTGCTCTGCTGCCCAAGAGTTAAGAAAGATCTAGAAACTGGTGCTCCTCAAGAAACGAATCCTG TGACCGAACTCAAGGCGAAGGGCATCCACTTCAAACCAAATTCAACCCAATCTCTGATGGATGTCAGCTTCGAATCCGGCTTCTTCTATGGCAGCCTTCAACTCCCACAGTGGGGCGTTTCCAAGAAAACAAGGGTCACCTTTATGAACTTGATTGCCTACGAATTCAGCCCTAAGAGCCCGGCAAGTGGCCAGGTGGCAGCGTACATCAGTTTTATGAAGTCTCTCATCGAGAGGCCTGAAGGCGTGAAGGAACTGCGAGAGAAGAAAATCTTCTACAACATGCTTGGAAGAGACGAAGAGGTTTTCAACATCTACGACGATATCAACACCTATGGGGCAGAAAATCCAATGCAATTCAGCAAAGTGCGGGACAAGATCCAAGAACATTATAATAGCCGTGCAAAGACATGGCTGGCTGAGATCTTGCACACTAATTTTCGATCTCCCTGGACAACTACAGAGTTTCTTGCTGCCCTTTCTGTGTTAGGAATATCTGCCGGTCAGCTCTACTTCTCCGTTCCTAATAACTCGAGATTGAAGATTGATTGGCAAATAAGAGTATCATATCCATGGGGACTATGTGAAGACCAAAGTATGGTGTAA
- the LOC121780595 gene encoding nuclear transcription factor Y subunit B-1-like produces MSDGSHDNGDLSPKSSVREQDRFLPIANIGRIMKKGLPPNGKIAKDAKDTVQECVSEFISFVTSEASDKCQKEKRKTVNGDDLLWAMATLGFEDYITPLKVYLARYRELEGDTKGSARGADGAPKRDTIGTQLGSDAQFTHQDSFSQGFGYSNSHIEY; encoded by the exons ATGTCGGATGGCAGCCACGACAACGGCGACCTCAGCCCCAAGTCTAGCGTGCGGGAGCAGGACCGTTTTCTTCCGATTGCCAACATCGGCCGCATAATGAAGAAAGGTCTGCCGCCGAATGGGAAAATTGCGAAGGATGCTAAGGATACCGTCCAGGAATGTGTTTCCGAGTTCATTAGCTTTGTTACCAGCGA AGCGAGCGACAAATGCcagaaagagaaaagaaagacAGTAAACGGGGATGATTTGTTGTGGGCTATGGCGACCTTAGGTTTTGAGGATTATATTACTCCACTGAAGGTCTATTTGGCTAGGTACAGAGAG TTAGAG GGTGACACCAAAGGATCTGCTAGGGGTGCAGATGGAGCTCCTAAGAGAGATACAATCGGAACTCAGCTAGGTTCCGATGCACAG TTTACTCATCAAGACTCCTTTTCTCAAGGCTTTGGCTACTCAAACTCCCATATCGAATATTAA